TATTATTTCGTTTACCATATAATATCTATGAAATAAGGGAGAAATATTATGTTAAACCTATCAACGTTACAAACAGAACAAAGAAATCAGAATACATTGAGCATTGACACATTATCAACACTTGAAATGGTACACCTTATCAATCAAGAAGATACACAGGTTCTCAATGCAATCAGTGAATGTGCACCCAGTATCGCAACGGCGATTGATGCCATTTATCCGTGCATTGAAAACAAAGGGAGACTTGTGTATATGGGTGCTGGAACTTCCGGAAGATTGGGTGTATTGGATGCTTCAGAATGGTTTCCAACCTATGGTGTAGGTGAAGAATCTGTTATCGGTATGATTGCAGGAGGCGATGTAGCATTAAGAGTTCCAATCGAAGGTGCTGAAGATGATCGTGACCAGGCTGTTAAAGACATGCAATCAATTCACTTTAATCAAAACGATGTCTTGCTTGCAATTGCTTCATCAGGTCGTACACCCTATTGCATTGGTGCGTTAGAATATGCTAAATCATTGGGTGCAAAAACTGTTTCATTGGCGTGTGTTTCAAAAAGTGAAATTGGTCAGATTGCAGATATCGCCATCGAAGCCATCACAGGACCTGAGGTTGTGACTGGATCAACCCGTATGAAAGCGGGATCGGCACAAAAAATGATCCTAAACATCATTTCAACATCCTGTATGATTAAGTATGGGAAGGTTTATGGAAACCTCATGGTAGATGTAAAACCTACGAATGTGAAACTGATTCAAAGAGCTAAGAATATTATCCAAGAAGCAACG
This DNA window, taken from Erysipelothrix larvae, encodes the following:
- the murQ gene encoding N-acetylmuramic acid 6-phosphate etherase, coding for MLNLSTLQTEQRNQNTLSIDTLSTLEMVHLINQEDTQVLNAISECAPSIATAIDAIYPCIENKGRLVYMGAGTSGRLGVLDASEWFPTYGVGEESVIGMIAGGDVALRVPIEGAEDDRDQAVKDMQSIHFNQNDVLLAIASSGRTPYCIGALEYAKSLGAKTVSLACVSKSEIGQIADIAIEAITGPEVVTGSTRMKAGSAQKMILNIISTSCMIKYGKVYGNLMVDVKPTNVKLIQRAKNIIQEATGCTQKRASDLLTQSHDNVKVAIVMELMNADYEHACQMLSDNEGRITHVVSR